The segment GAGCTACAAGATGTCCtttaagggaattttttttaaaaatgtttatttcacttgGAAAGCAGAGCATCATGGGGAGAGATCTATACACCGGTTCATTGCTtgtaacagtcagagctgggccaagccagagccgggagccgggagctccatccaggtctccctcgtgggcgccggggaccccagtacttgagccctcaccagctgcctcccaggtgcgcatGCGCAGGAAGCTGtcttgtaagtggagcagccaagactcgaacccacACTCCCATAaagggatatgggtgtcccaggcagcggctcaacccactgggccacaaggcCCTCCTCTCCCGCATTTAAAAAGAATCCATGCCCCGGGCCCTGCGCTGGGGCAGGTgaggcgcttgggccctgcacccacccacaagggagacgtggatccaggctggcccagccttgtggcCGTtgttggccatctgggggagtgaactcggggcggggggggggggaagacctctccttctaactcttgcaaataaatccactaaaaaaattaaggggacagctcgggggtggggggggtgtgtCTCTGAAGGGGGGGGAGCAAAAAAGCGACTCTTGCTTTAAAGGGTTAAGTCCGCCCCAGCCTCCAGTCTAGCAGTGACCAGTGGCTTGGGTGTCCTGCGGGGGGGCTGCGGCTTGCCGGGCCTGAGCCCCGCCTCTGCTCCCTGCAGATTCAGACCCTACGAGGGGTCCGGCACGTGGGAGACGCCCCTGgagctcctgcccctggctttgggGAGGCTCagccccctaccctccctccccacccgggGTGGGtattgaacaagtggatggaagccgACTGAGGCTATGCGACCCCTTCCTCTTCCCAAGGGGCCAGCTGGCGCCCCCCGCTTGTTTGGGGGTGCTCTGGGCAGGTGAGTTCATCTCGGCCAGGGCCGATGTTCGGGGACGCTCGAAACCTTAATCGCGGGTTCCTTAGGAGCCTCCCACCCCGCTCCTGACATGCTGCCGAGAAGGGCCACGCGCCCGTGCTCCGGCACCCAAAGCACAGAAGAAACTCTCGGCCCTCAGGAAACGGATCGTAAAGCGCCCGCTCCTGAAGCATcttgggaaatgtagtcttttgGGGGTTAGAGAACCACTTCCGGGTTACAAACCCGGGCGTGGGCGTGGCCCCCAGTCGCTTCCTCCAGTGGGCGTCGGATTTCCCCGCGACCCGAAAAGCGAGGCTTTCCGGGTTCCGGTTGTCGACCGCCGCCGCCACTTCCCTTTTTGGCTTCACGAGCGCCTCTGCGCATGCGCCGCGCTCTCAACCCACGCCTGCTCTTCCCCAATACTACGTTTCCCAGAAGGTCGCGCGAGTGGGTGTGACCTCCaaggggcggggcgcggcgctcGCAGCGGACGCTCAGCCACTGTGacctctttcttttatttaatgcaaaacCGGTGCGTCCGCCCTCAGGGCCCCGCGGCCGAGCCGGACTCCGTGTGGCGGGTCAGCGCGGCCTGGCCCGGGGGGAAGGCGAGGCCAGGCGGCGCCAGGAGAACCAGTGAGCCCGCCTCCTGGAGTTTGCAGTTGTCCGGCCCCGGCTCTCGCCCTCTCCCGCCCCCATCCCAGGCTCAAGACCCCTGCGCGGCCCAAGCCGCGGGCCCCGCAGCGctcgggggccgggccgggcctgcCTGGCCCGTGAGGATCTGGACCAGTAGGTCGGTGGCCAGCATGTGCGAGGGCTCTTCGAAGCCGATGGTCAGCAGCTGCTGGTAGTCCCCAGGCGGCTGCGGGCACAAAATCCTGGGAGACCGGGGTGTGGGGGGTAGGGCAGGCAGGCCTGGACTTGAGCTCCCCTGGCCCCCTCCTCCACCGAGACAGAGGCTTTGTTGCGAGCTGGGGGCGGGAGTGACcctgaggagggggtgggggagtcatTTCCTTGTCTCTGGGCCTGCCAATCACCCTGCTAAGCTGTGCATCTCGGGGCAGGTAAATCACCCTCTCTGGGCGCCTTCCATGGGTCGTGTGACACGTGTGCAGGCATGATGAGATGATGTGGCTtccagagtgggagagaggagggggtcCTTGGTGGggctctgccccctgcccgccccagcGCCCAAGCCCCGCCCCTACCATGAATACAAGTCGTCCTCGGCTGGTCCCAGGGGCACCCATCGGCCGATGGACCACAGCTTCTGGATCTGCGGGCACGAGTTGGCCAGGGTCTTGCCGCTGTCTTCCCACGTGTCTCGGTAGCACAGAAAGTAGCTGGGAAAAGCCAGAGCCGCCCGGAAGTGGTcagggttcccagctcctgaaccTGGCTGGCGCAGGCTGTCCTGTTTTTGGAGGGGAGTTACCCAGATGCCCCCGTCCCCCAGGGGGCAGGGATGCGACCCAATGCAGAGAAAGGCCTTttgggggagggtgggtgggaggactTTTATTTTAATGAGAGGGTAGGTAAGTTTCAAAGGTGGCTCGGTACCCCACCTCTGTGCTTGGAGAGGCTGGAATTGGCAttgagcagagggagagaggacttcGATTTTGGTGAGGGGACTCACTAATCCACACGGCTGTGCTGCCCCTGGCCACTGGGCTCCAGGGTGGTCTCCAGATTCCAGCGCATCTTCTTGTAGAGGTACCGGGGGAAGCGGGTGGCCGTGTAGGCAGCCGGGGCGCAGTATCTGAAGATGGACACCTCGTGGGTAGGGCTGAGGGAGAACCTCCCGCAGAAGAAAGAGGAGATACTGCTGGCGGGAGATGGCATGAGGCTGGGCtcggcccccacccccgggacccCTCCTTCTCCCGGCCCCCCAGGCCCCTTACCTTAAGGGGTCCGTCTCCTCCATGTCTACCAACCCAAAGGAAGCATACATGAGGACCAGCTGTTCTAAGCGCAGGGTCAGCTGTTGGGAGACTTCCAGCAGCTGCAAGGAAGGGGGTGCACGGTGGGTGAGGGAGCACCTGCCAGGAGCAACCCCGCCCCCACACCTGGAGCTGTGAGAAGACaggggcgagggggaggggcTTAGGAAACGGGGTGGGCGGGGCGCACTAGGACGCACTCCCTTCCGGACCAGTTCCTGGAGGGCTCCGTGGATGGGAGGCACGCTTCTGGCCGCGGCCTCCAGGTACAGGAAGTAGGGCTCGCACATTTGCAAGAAAGTGGGCATAGCCTTGGCCAGCTGCTCCGTCTGGACGCGATCCCTGCTGGAGAGACGGGGAGGCCGAGGTCTTTACATGAGAGCCCTCCTCCATTCCGGCAGTCAGCTCCACCTGTACCCCAGGCGCCCCACGCCCCCTTTGCTTCTCAGGATCCTGTTTGGTTCAAGCCCATTTGGAACAGGTGCGGGAATGAAGGCACCTGAGACCtaggctctgggaacaccttgcTGGCTGGATGTATGAGaagtccctgccctccccctgttttattcttttgggGGGATTGCATGAGCCTTTGGGGGTGTCTTGGACCCCCCGACTGGTGCCATGGTGCGGCCAGTTAGGCTGCCCGGaacctgccacgccagcatcccctctccaagcacctgttcaagtccccgctgctccacttccaagccagctccctgctcacgagCCCcggggaagacagcccaagctgacccaaatccttgggcttctgccacccaccgTGGGAGGCCCGGGtgggagttcccggctcctggctttggtgtgggtcagcctggcctgccccgtgggcatttggggagtgaaccggggtGAGGGGAAGCAGCTGtcttttgtctttgtctctctccctctttctctatcgctctctgcctttcaaataaatcttgcaaaaaaaaaaaaaaaaaaaaaaaaaaaaccaccccaaGCGAGGACTTTCACACTGGGAGAATCCGTGTTGTTACCTGTACAGCAGGTAGCTCTGGAAGTCATCTGCCTTGCTGAGCAGGTAGCGGAGTTGTTCAGTGATGGGGCTGAACATAGTGTCGAGGGGTAAGCGAGTCGGGACTGGCCCAGGGTCAGGGGCCAGGGGCTCCTCCGGGGAGGGCGTGCAGGCGGGGGCCTCCAGCAGCGGCTCCAGTGGGTCCCCGGGCCTGCCGGGGGACATCAGCCAGCGGGGGTCTCCGCAGGGCTGCAGCCCGGCTTCTGAGCCGTCGGGGGGCGGCGTCTcaccagggcagggcagaggcaggggccccATGAACCACTGTTCCGAAGCCATCCTAGGCCTGGCCGGCTGAACCCTGCGCTCTTGAAGTGAGGCTGCTCACGCTGGCAGGCTGCGGGTTCGACCCCGCCCCCAGGAGCCCGGCCGGGGCTGGGAGCCCAGCGCAGCCCGCTCCGATTGGCCCTCCTACCTTGACCTCTCCGCCGGCCGCgccgcggggtggggggtggaggtgcGCGAAGTTCGCCTCGTTTGAATTTCAACCCCGCGGGAGGTGGGCGCGCCGCTGCGGGTCTCGCGTTCCAGagtgggtggggggcggggaggaggcgcCCCCAGGGAAACCGTGTCTTGCGCGCAGCCTTGGCGCTCTTCCTGGCGGTTTCCTAACGCGGGCGCTCAGGGCGTAGGTACAGTGGATGgatgcacccccaccccacccccttcaccCGGCTTCTGTTTTCTGACAACAGGTGTGGACTTGAGACCCTACACTTAGAAGAATAAGCTTACGGGGTCCCAGCTGCCCGCTGGCTCCTCTGCCGGGGTCTCAAACTGAtgggccccccaccccatctccccaGCCTCTGCGGGTTTGGGATTCTCCGGTAGCGTGTAGAAGCCGgcagccccaggctctgggcaTCAGCTCACACAGGTGTGGACTCCACCCTGCGGACCCTTCCAGGTGTTGCTGAGCCAGGTGCCCGgtctgtgagtttttttttttttaaatgggctcTTTCGTCCCCTGCGGCTGCAAGACAGGGGGCAGCCAAtgtgcctgcacctgctgccgccTGCTAGGCTCCGTCCCGTCCTGGGCACGGGGCGAGGATGCCGCCAAGGCCAAACAAAGCTCCCCCAGCCCTCTTTAAACCTCactccctccagctctcccacgcccctcccccaccccattcatAAAATGGATTCCGTGGCGTGCGCGcgtgtatctttttttcttttcctttttttaaaattttatttaaaaaaaaaaaaaacccttcggTGCAATATTAAAAAGCAATACAGCCAGCTGGAGCGACAACAGAACCAacgggagagaggggggagacagacCCAAGgacccaccctccccccacccccagctgctcccGCCGACAGGgcgagcagggctggggccatgagtggtggtgggagggaagaaaggcCACGCACCAAAAAACGAAAAACAGGCAGaacaaaacatatatatatatatataggaataaaCACCTGGTTGGGCCGAGGAGGATCTTGGGGCAccttcccagccccctccccaattttttttttcctttttttcttttaaaaaatgtcctgggacaggagggagggagggggctgatCTGGGGGCAAAATGAGCAGGCCAGAGTCCCAGGCGACATCCAGGCTCCGGGAGGGTGTGCTGGGGGCAGGTGCAGAgacacacacggggtgggggggcagcaaTGAGCACAGCAAGGCCCCGCCCCCTACCAGAATCAGGGTAGGTCCGCACCCTTCGCCTgcccagtccagctcctggcctctgggacACCTTGGGTGACATGGAGGCAGGAATGGGT is part of the Oryctolagus cuniculus chromosome 16, mOryCun1.1, whole genome shotgun sequence genome and harbors:
- the C16H19orf67 gene encoding UPF0575 protein C19orf67 homolog isoform X3, translating into MASEQWFMGPLPLPCPGETPPPDGSEAGLQPCGDPRWLMSPGRPGDPLEPLLEAPACTPSPEEPLAPDPGPVPTRLPLDTMFSPITEQLRYLLSKADDFQSYLLYRDRVQTEQLAKAMPTFLQMCEPYFLYLEAAARSVPPIHGALQELVRKGLLEVSQQLTLRLEQLVLMYASFGLVDMEETDPLSSISSFFCGRFSLSPTHEVSIFRYCAPAAYTATRFPRYLYKKMRWNLETTLEPSGQGQHSRVDYYFLCYRDTWEDSGKTLANSCPQIQKLWSIGRWVPLGPAEDDLYSWILCPQPPGDYQQLLTIGFEEPSHMLATDLLVQILTGQAGPARPPSAAGPAAWAAQGS
- the C16H19orf67 gene encoding UPF0575 protein C19orf67 homolog isoform X1, producing MASEQWFMGPLPLPCPGETPPPDGSEAGLQPCGDPRWLMSPGRPGDPLEPLLEAPACTPSPEEPLAPDPGPVPTRLPLDTMFSPITEQLRYLLSKADDFQSYLLYSRDRVQTEQLAKAMPTFLQMCEPYFLYLEAAARSVPPIHGALQELVRKGLLEVSQQLTLRLEQLVLMYASFGLVDMEETDPLSSISSFFCGRFSLSPTHEVSIFRYCAPAAYTATRFPRYLYKKMRWNLETTLEPSGQGQHSRVDYYFLCYRDTWEDSGKTLANSCPQIQKLWSIGRWVPLGPAEDDLYSWILCPQPPGDYQQLLTIGFEEPSHMLATDLLVQILTGQAGPARPPSAAGPAAWAAQGS
- the C16H19orf67 gene encoding UPF0575 protein C19orf67 homolog isoform X5, giving the protein MASEQWFMGPLPLPCPGETPPPDGSEAGLQPCGDPRWLMSPGRPGDPLEPLLEAPACTPSPEEPLAPDPGPVPTRLPLDTMFSPITEQLRYLLSKADDFQSYLLYSRDRVQTEQLAKAMPTFLQMCEPYFLYLEAAARSVPPIHGALQELVRKGLLEVSQQLTLRLEQLVLMYASFGLVDMEETDPLRYCAPAAYTATRFPRYLYKKMRWNLETTLEPSGQGQHSRVDYYFLCYRDTWEDSGKTLANSCPQIQKLWSIGRWVPLGPAEDDLYSWILCPQPPGDYQQLLTIGFEEPSHMLATDLLVQILTGQAGPARPPSAAGPAAWAAQGS
- the C16H19orf67 gene encoding UPF0575 protein C19orf67 homolog isoform X4, translating into MASEQWFMGPLPLPCPGETPPPDGSEAGLQPCGDPRWLMSPGRPGDPLEPLLEAPACTPSPEEPLAPDPGPVPTRLPLDTMFSPITEQLRYLLSKADDFQSYLLYRDRVQTEQLAKAMPTFLQMCEPYFLYLEAAARSVPPIHGALQELVRKGLLEVSQQLTLRLEQLVLMYASFGLVDMEETDPLSISSFFCGRFSLSPTHEVSIFRYCAPAAYTATRFPRYLYKKMRWNLETTLEPSGQGQHSRVDYYFLCYRDTWEDSGKTLANSCPQIQKLWSIGRWVPLGPAEDDLYSWILCPQPPGDYQQLLTIGFEEPSHMLATDLLVQILTGQAGPARPPSAAGPAAWAAQGS
- the C16H19orf67 gene encoding UPF0575 protein C19orf67 homolog isoform X2; the protein is MASEQWFMGPLPLPCPGETPPPDGSEAGLQPCGDPRWLMSPGRPGDPLEPLLEAPACTPSPEEPLAPDPGPVPTRLPLDTMFSPITEQLRYLLSKADDFQSYLLYSRDRVQTEQLAKAMPTFLQMCEPYFLYLEAAARSVPPIHGALQELVRKGLLEVSQQLTLRLEQLVLMYASFGLVDMEETDPLSISSFFCGRFSLSPTHEVSIFRYCAPAAYTATRFPRYLYKKMRWNLETTLEPSGQGQHSRVDYYFLCYRDTWEDSGKTLANSCPQIQKLWSIGRWVPLGPAEDDLYSWILCPQPPGDYQQLLTIGFEEPSHMLATDLLVQILTGQAGPARPPSAAGPAAWAAQGS